The nucleotide sequence GGTGGTGCTTCCGGGTCATCCGCTGGGCCTCCTCCACCAGGAAGGCCGACTGGGTGGGGTCGTAGACCAGGCCCACCCGGCGGGCGTTCGGGCGGAGGGTGAGCAGCGCCCACCAGTAGTCCTCCGGGGCGATGTTCATGGCCACCCCGGTGACGTTCTTCGGCCGGGAGTTGAAGAAGGTCCAGGGATTCAGGACCAGGCCGTAGACCATGGGGGCCTTGATCTGCGAGGTCAGGAGCAGCCGGAGCACCTTGGACCCCATGGCCACGATGATCTTGGGGTGCCGCGCCCGGATCCGGCGCAGCAGCTCCCGCTGCGGCACGGGGGTGTCCAGCCAGACCGCGGCGGGCTGGCACCCGCACCCCTCGGAGATGCCCTGGTAGGCCTCGAGGTAGGGCAGGAGCCGTCCCTCCAGCACCGCCACCACCTCGGTGGTCTCGGCGGCCGGCGCCGCCGGGGGGCCGAGGGCGAGGAGCAGGGCGCAGAGCGCCGCCAGGGTCGCGGCCCGGCCCACCCGGGGGCGGGGGTTCTTATGGGAGGAAGATTCCACAGTCGAACACGCGTCGCCTTCGTGGGGCCGGCGCCCGCGGGCATGCCCGGGGCGCCGTTCCGGCCCCGGCTATGGGAGGAACGGGACGTCCAACCTCCAACCTCTTCAACTTATCGAACCCATCGGGATTTTGCCAAAAAAATTTTAACGGCGGCAAGCGGCGCCGCGGGCGCGGCGGCTCAACCTTCCCCGCCGGGGTACCGATAGAGAAAAGGGACCCCTTCGCGGGGCCGCCGCGGTTTTCCCGGAGGAA is from Dissulfurirhabdus thermomarina and encodes:
- a CDS encoding ABC transporter substrate binding protein, coding for MGRAATLAALCALLLALGPPAAPAAETTEVVAVLEGRLLPYLEAYQGISEGCGCQPAAVWLDTPVPQRELLRRIRARHPKIIVAMGSKVLRLLLTSQIKAPMVYGLVLNPWTFFNSRPKNVTGVAMNIAPEDYWWALLTLRPNARRVGLVYDPTQSAFLVEEAQRMTRKHHQVLVARAVSSPAEALHAIKEISPEIDAFWLLPDTTVIRREILDYLLLNSLRYKFVLMALSDKQVAAGALFSFDFDIRAMGRAAGEIVKVLQSGVPPSKVPLRWSPRPRLIINMKTAEKIGVRVPEDLAKASRLFD